The following coding sequences are from one Dreissena polymorpha isolate Duluth1 chromosome 8, UMN_Dpol_1.0, whole genome shotgun sequence window:
- the LOC127840873 gene encoding uncharacterized protein LOC127840873, with product MRFRRSDSDIIQQLEDILNKWSTAYEAVRYPTWRWHDWKTFLSTSFKAIPGIRFDSSRPGTVFAKKATDLPEEEFFIMKHRKLPSAEPCLIIPAELSENRVKYLYRTVRPFVRPCYQDITCPTPTD from the exons atgcgCTTCAGACGCTCGGACTCTGACATCATTCAGCAGCTAGAGGATATTCTCAACAAGTGGTCTACTGCATACGAGGCTGTCCGATATCCGACCTGGCGCTGGCATGACTGGAAGACTTTCTTGTCTACATCTTTTAAAGCAATACCCGGGATAAG GTTCGACTCATCGAGGCCCGGCACGGTTTTCGCGAAGAAAGCAACGGACCTACCAGAGGAAGAGTTCTTCATCATGAAACACAGGAAACTCCCCTCAGCAGAACCGTGCTTAATTATACCGGCAGAGCTATCAGAGAATCGCGTGAAATATTTGTACAGAACTGTCCGACCATTTGTGCGACCATGTTATCAGGACATTACCTGTCCAACACCCACAGACTGA